In Sebastes fasciatus isolate fSebFas1 chromosome 15, fSebFas1.pri, whole genome shotgun sequence, a genomic segment contains:
- the pgfb gene encoding snake venom vascular endothelial growth factor toxin ICPP isoform X2: MRDWICCLSERLFHCRVEKKSLPLLTINNTTEVLMFQDVWGRSFCRTIEKLVEVVQEYPTEVEHIYSPACVPLVRCAGCCGDENLECHPTHTTNVTMQLLKIRPSEPGQEYVEMTFVEHQTCECRVRKPVVKVERKRQKGRGRKRKERQKTKEMKECDSCQNPRR, encoded by the exons ATGAGAGACTGGATCTGTTGCTTGTCAGAAAGACTTTTCCACTGCAGggtggaaaaaaag AGTCTTCCCTTATTAACCATAAACAATACAACTGAAG TGTTGATGTTCCAAGACGTGTGGGGTCGCAGCTTCTGCCGCACCATTGAGAAGCTGGTGGAGGTGGTGCAGGAGTACCCGACAGAGGTGGAGCACATCTACAGCCCCGCCTGCGTGCCGCTGGTGAGGTGTGCAGGTTGCTGTGGGGATGAGAACCTGGAGTGCCATCCCACCCACACCACAAACGTCACCATGCAG CTGTTGAAAATCAGGCCATCAGAGCCGGGTCAAGAATATGTTGAGATGACGTTTGTGGAGCATCAGACATGTGAATGtag AGTCAGGAAGCCTGTTGTGAAggttgaaag GAAAAGGcaaaaaggaagaggaagaaagagaaaggagagacaaaaaacaaaagaaatgaaagaatGTGACAG CTGCCAGAACCCTCGCAGGTAA